Proteins encoded by one window of Halomonas sp. Bachu 37:
- a CDS encoding SprT family zinc-dependent metalloprotease, with protein MIQLAVDDLTLEVRVSSRRKTLEITVDRNGELVIAAPTGTDERLLRDFVIEKRLWIYQKLAEKAERRRQLPHKEYVNGEGFLYLGRSYRLKRVPSETQDAPLKLVAGRFHLREDALADAREHFVRWYSARASDWLTTRVKEHARRMAVEPAGVKVQDLGYRWGSCGKSNRVYFHWKTILLPRHIAEYVVAHELVHLHEPHHTPAFWRRLERAMPDYEQRKGWLARRGIEVEGV; from the coding sequence ATGATCCAACTCGCCGTTGACGATCTTACCCTGGAGGTGCGCGTGAGCTCGCGCCGCAAGACCCTTGAGATCACCGTGGACCGCAACGGCGAGCTGGTAATAGCCGCCCCCACCGGCACCGATGAACGGCTCCTGCGCGACTTCGTGATCGAGAAGCGGCTGTGGATCTACCAGAAATTGGCCGAGAAGGCCGAGCGCCGCCGCCAACTCCCTCACAAGGAATACGTCAACGGCGAGGGTTTCCTCTACCTGGGCCGCAGCTACCGGCTCAAGCGTGTGCCTTCAGAGACCCAGGACGCCCCGCTCAAGCTCGTTGCCGGACGTTTCCATTTGCGCGAGGACGCCCTGGCTGACGCCCGGGAACACTTCGTTCGCTGGTACAGCGCCCGCGCAAGCGACTGGCTCACCACCAGGGTGAAGGAGCACGCTCGCCGGATGGCGGTAGAGCCCGCCGGTGTGAAGGTCCAGGACCTGGGCTACCGCTGGGGCTCCTGCGGCAAGAGCAACCGGGTCTACTTCCACTGGAAGACCATCCTGCTGCCCCGCCATATCGCCGAGTACGTGGTTGCCCACGAGCTGGTCCACTTGCACGAGCCCCACCACACCCCCGCCTTCTGGCGCCGCCTGGAGCGCGCCATGCCAGACTATGAGCAGCGCAAGGGCTGGCTTGCCCGGCGCGGCATCGAAGTGGAAGGGGTTTAG